A genomic region of Capra hircus breed San Clemente chromosome 19, ASM170441v1, whole genome shotgun sequence contains the following coding sequences:
- the LOC102169793 gene encoding primary amine oxidase, liver isozyme isoform X1 — translation MFIFIFLSLWTLLVMGREEGGAGSQEGVGKQCHPSLPPRCPSRPPSNQSWTHPDQSQLFADLSREELTTVMSFLTQQLGPDLVDAAQARPSDNCVFSVELQLPPKAAALAHLDRGSPPPAREALAIVFFGGQPQPNVTELVVGPLPQPSYMRDVTVERHGGPLPYYRRPVLLQEYLDIDQMIFDRELPQAAGVLHHCCSYKQGGQKLLTLNSAPRGVQSGDRATWFGIYLNVTKGGPYLHPVGLELLVDHKALDPAQWTIQKVFFQGRYYESLAQLEEQFEAGQVNVVVIPDNGTGGFWSLKSQVPPGPTPPLQFHPQGPRFSVQGNRVSSSLWTFSFGLGAFSGPRIFDVRFQGERLAYEISLQEAGAVYGGNTPAAILTRYTDSGFGMGYFGTPLIRGVDCPYLATYMDWHFVVESQAPKTLHDAFCVFEQNKGLPLRRHHSDFLSHYFGGVVETVLVFRSVSTMLNYDYVWDMIFHPNGAIEVKFHATGYISSAFLFGDARRYGNQVGEHTLGTVHTHSAHYKVDLDVGGLENWVWAEDMAFVPTAIPWSPEHQIQRLQVTRKQLETEDQAAFPLGGASPRYLYLASKQSNKWGHPRGYRIQTVSFAGEPLPQNSSMKRAFTWGRYQLAVTQRKETELSSSSIFNQNDPWTPTVDFADFINNETIAGKDLVAWVTAGFLHIPHAEDIPNTVTVGNGVGFFLRPYNFFDQEPSMDSADSIYFREGQNAGSCEINSLACLPQAATCAPDIPAFSHGGFPEY, via the exons AtgttcatcttcatttttctgtccTTGTGGACTCttctggtgatgggcagggaggaaggTGGTGCTGGGAGTCAGGAAGGAGTTGGGAAGCAATGTCATCCCAGCCTGCCTCCCCGCTGCCCCTCCAGACCCCCTAGTAACCAGTCCTGGACACACCCTGACCAGAGCCAGCTATTTGCAGACCTGAGCCGAGAAGAGCTGACAACTGTGatgagcttcctgacccagcagcTGGGGCCAGACCTGGTGGATGCAGCCCAGGCCCGACCCTCAGACAACTGCGTCTTCTCGGTAGAGCTGCAGCTGCCCCCCAAGGCAGCAGCCCTGGCCCACCTGGACAGGGGGAGCCCCCCACCTGCCCGGGAGGCACTGGCCATCGTCTTCTTTGGCGGACAACCCCAGCCCAATGTGACTGAGCTGGTGGTGGGGCCGCTGCCCCAGCCCTCCTACATGCGGGATGTGACTGTGGAGCGTCATGGGGGTCCCCTGCCCTATTACCGACGCCCCGTGCTTCTCCAAGAGTACCTGGACATAGACCAGATGATCTTCGACAGAGAGCTGCCCCAGGCTGCAGGTGTCCTCCACCACTGCTGCTCCTACAAACAAGGGGGACAGAAACTGTTGACCCTGAACTCAGCTCCCCGTGGCGTGCAGTCAGGGGACAGGGCCACGTGGTTTGGCATCTACCTTAATGTCACAAAGGGTGGGCCTTACCTGCATCCTGTGGGGTTGGAGCTTCTGGTAGACCATAAGGCTCTGGACCCTGCCCAGTGGACCATCCAGAAGGTGTTCTTTCAGGGCCGCTACTATGAGAGTCTGGCCCAGCTGGAGGAGCAGTTTGAGGCTGGCCAGGTGAATGTGGTGGTGATCCCAGACAACGGCACAGGTGGGttctggtccctgaagtcccaggTGCCTCCGGGTCCAACTCCCCCTCTGCAGTTCCATCCTCAGGGCCCCCGCTTCAGTGTCCAGGGCAATCGAGTTTCCTCCTCATTGTGGACTTTCTCCTTTGGCCTCGGAGCTTTCAGCGGTCCTAGGATCTTTGACGTTCGATTCCAGGGAGAACGGCTGGCTTACGAGATCAGCCTGCAAGAGGCCGGCGCTGTCTACGGTGGGAATACCCCAGCAGCAATCCTCACTCGCTATACGGATAGTGGCTTTGGCATGGGTTACTTCGGCACACCCCTGATTCGTGGGGTAGACTGCCCTTATCTGGCCACCTACATGGACTGGCACTTCGTTGTGGAGTCCCAAGCCCCCAAGACACTACATGATGCCTTTTGTGTGTTTGAGCAGAACAAGGGCCTGCCCCTGAGGCGACACCACTCTGATTTTCTTTCCCACTATTTTGGGGGCGTTGTGGAGACAGTGCTGGTCTTCAGGTCTGTGTCCACGATGCTCAACTATGACTATGTGTGGGATATGATCTTCCACCCCAATGGGGCCATAGAAGTCAAATTCCATGCCACGGGCTACATCAGCTCAGCGTTTCTTTTTGGTGATGCCCGAAGATATGGAAACCAGGTTGGGGAACACACGCTGGGTACCGTCCACACCCACAGTGCCCACTACAAGGTGGATCTGGACGTGGGAG gactggaaaactgGGTCTGGGCTGAGGACATGGCTTTTGTCCCCACGGCGATACCCTGGAGCCCTGAGCACCAGATACAGAGGCTGCAGGTGACCCGGAAGCAGCTGGAGACTGAGGATCAGGCCGCCTTCCCCCTGGGAGGGGCCTCCCCTCGCTACCTGTACCTGGCCAGCAAGCAGAGCAACAAGTGGGGGCACCCTCGTGGCTATCGCATCCAGACGGTCAGCTTTGCTGGGGAGCCGCTGCCCCAGAACAGCTCCATGAAGAGAGCCTTCAcctgggggag GTACCAGCTGGCCGTGAcccagaggaaggagacagagctcAGCAGCTCCAGCATCTTCAATCAGAATGACCCCTGGACTCCCACCGTGGACTTTGCTGACTTCATCAACAATGAGACCATTGCTGGAAAG GATTTGGTGGCCTGGGTGACAGCTGGTTTCCTGCACATCCCACATGCAGAGGACATTCCCAACACGGTGACAGTGGGGAATGGTGTGGGCTTCTTCTTGCGACCCTACAACTTCTTTGACCAGGAGCCCTCCATGGATTCTGCTGACTCCATCTACTTCCGGGAAGGCCAGAATGCTGGGTCCTGTGAGATCAACTCCCTGGCTTGCCTGCCCCAGGCTGCTACCTGTGCCCCTGACATCCCTGCCTTCTcccatgggggcttccctgagtaTTAG
- the LOC102169793 gene encoding primary amine oxidase, liver isozyme isoform X2: MFIFIFLSLWTLLVMGREEGGAGSQEGVGKQCHPSLPPRCPSRPPSNQSWTHPDQSQLFADLSREELTTVMSFLTQQLGPDLVDAAQARPSDNCVFSVELQLPPKAAALAHLDRGSPPPAREALAIVFFGGQPQPNVTELVVGPLPQPSYMRDVTVERHGGPLPYYRRPVLLQEYLDIDQMIFDRELPQAAGVLHHCCSYKQGGQKLLTLNSAPRGVQSGDRATWFGIYLNVTKGGPYLHPVGLELLVDHKALDPAQWTIQKVFFQGRYYESLAQLEEQFEAGQVNVVVIPDNGTGLENWVWAEDMAFVPTAIPWSPEHQIQRLQVTRKQLETEDQAAFPLGGASPRYLYLASKQSNKWGHPRGYRIQTVSFAGEPLPQNSSMKRAFTWGRYQLAVTQRKETELSSSSIFNQNDPWTPTVDFADFINNETIAGKDLVAWVTAGFLHIPHAEDIPNTVTVGNGVGFFLRPYNFFDQEPSMDSADSIYFREGQNAGSCEINSLACLPQAATCAPDIPAFSHGGFPEY, from the exons AtgttcatcttcatttttctgtccTTGTGGACTCttctggtgatgggcagggaggaaggTGGTGCTGGGAGTCAGGAAGGAGTTGGGAAGCAATGTCATCCCAGCCTGCCTCCCCGCTGCCCCTCCAGACCCCCTAGTAACCAGTCCTGGACACACCCTGACCAGAGCCAGCTATTTGCAGACCTGAGCCGAGAAGAGCTGACAACTGTGatgagcttcctgacccagcagcTGGGGCCAGACCTGGTGGATGCAGCCCAGGCCCGACCCTCAGACAACTGCGTCTTCTCGGTAGAGCTGCAGCTGCCCCCCAAGGCAGCAGCCCTGGCCCACCTGGACAGGGGGAGCCCCCCACCTGCCCGGGAGGCACTGGCCATCGTCTTCTTTGGCGGACAACCCCAGCCCAATGTGACTGAGCTGGTGGTGGGGCCGCTGCCCCAGCCCTCCTACATGCGGGATGTGACTGTGGAGCGTCATGGGGGTCCCCTGCCCTATTACCGACGCCCCGTGCTTCTCCAAGAGTACCTGGACATAGACCAGATGATCTTCGACAGAGAGCTGCCCCAGGCTGCAGGTGTCCTCCACCACTGCTGCTCCTACAAACAAGGGGGACAGAAACTGTTGACCCTGAACTCAGCTCCCCGTGGCGTGCAGTCAGGGGACAGGGCCACGTGGTTTGGCATCTACCTTAATGTCACAAAGGGTGGGCCTTACCTGCATCCTGTGGGGTTGGAGCTTCTGGTAGACCATAAGGCTCTGGACCCTGCCCAGTGGACCATCCAGAAGGTGTTCTTTCAGGGCCGCTACTATGAGAGTCTGGCCCAGCTGGAGGAGCAGTTTGAGGCTGGCCAGGTGAATGTGGTGGTGATCCCAGACAACGGCACAG gactggaaaactgGGTCTGGGCTGAGGACATGGCTTTTGTCCCCACGGCGATACCCTGGAGCCCTGAGCACCAGATACAGAGGCTGCAGGTGACCCGGAAGCAGCTGGAGACTGAGGATCAGGCCGCCTTCCCCCTGGGAGGGGCCTCCCCTCGCTACCTGTACCTGGCCAGCAAGCAGAGCAACAAGTGGGGGCACCCTCGTGGCTATCGCATCCAGACGGTCAGCTTTGCTGGGGAGCCGCTGCCCCAGAACAGCTCCATGAAGAGAGCCTTCAcctgggggag GTACCAGCTGGCCGTGAcccagaggaaggagacagagctcAGCAGCTCCAGCATCTTCAATCAGAATGACCCCTGGACTCCCACCGTGGACTTTGCTGACTTCATCAACAATGAGACCATTGCTGGAAAG GATTTGGTGGCCTGGGTGACAGCTGGTTTCCTGCACATCCCACATGCAGAGGACATTCCCAACACGGTGACAGTGGGGAATGGTGTGGGCTTCTTCTTGCGACCCTACAACTTCTTTGACCAGGAGCCCTCCATGGATTCTGCTGACTCCATCTACTTCCGGGAAGGCCAGAATGCTGGGTCCTGTGAGATCAACTCCCTGGCTTGCCTGCCCCAGGCTGCTACCTGTGCCCCTGACATCCCTGCCTTCTcccatgggggcttccctgagtaTTAG
- the LOC102170459 gene encoding primary amine oxidase, liver isozyme-like isoform X2, producing MFIFIFLSLWTPLVIGREEGGAGNEEGFGKQCHPSLPPRCPSGSPSVQPWTYPDHSQLFADLSQEELTTVMSFLTQKLGPDLVDAAQARPSDNCVFSVELQLPPKEAALAHLDRGSPPPAREALAIVFFGGQPQPNVTELVVGPLPQPSYMRDVTVERHGGPLPYYRRPVLLREYLDIDQMIFNRELPQAAGVLHHCCSYRQGGGNLVTMNSAPRGVQSGDRATWFGLYYNISGAGFFLHPVGLELLVDHKALDPAQWTIQKVFFQGRYYESLAQLEEQFEAGQVNVVVIPNNGTGLKNWVWAEDMAFVPTAIPWSPEHQIQRLQVTRKQLETEEQAAFPLGGASPRYLYLASKQSNKWGHPRGYRIQTVSFAGEPLPQNSSMERAFSWARYQLAVTQRKEGEPSSTSIYNLNDPWSPTLDFSDFINNETIAGQDLVAWVTVGFLHIPHAEDIPNTVTVGNGVGFFLRPYNFFDQEPSMDSADSIYFREDQDAGSCEVNSLACLSQAPACVPDLPTFSHGGFSHNQVILGMGNVAGAPEPGSVETGGDGH from the exons AtgttcatcttcatttttctgtccTTGTGGACTCCTCTGGTGATAGGTAGGGAGGAAGGTGGTGCTGGGAATGAGGAGGGATTTGGGAAGCAATGTCATCCCAGCCTGCCTCCCCGCTGCCCCTCCGGATCCCCCAGTGTCCAGCCCTGGACATACCCTGACCACAGCCAGCTATTTGCAGACCTGAGCCAAGAAGAGCTGACGACTGTGatgagcttcctgacccagaagcTGGGGCCAGACCTGGTGGATGCAGCCCAGGCCCGACCCTCAGACAACTGTGTCTTCTCAGTAGAGCTGCAGCTGCCCCCCAAGGAGGCAGCCCTGGCCCACCTGGACAGGGGGAGCCCCCCACCTGCCCGGGAGGCACTGGCCATCGTCTTCTTTGGCGGACAACCCCAGCCCAATGTGACTGAGCTGGTGGTGGGGCCGCTGCCCCAGCCCTCCTACATGCGGGATGTGACCGTGGAGCGTCATGGGGGCCCCCTGCCCTACTACCGACGCCCCGTGCTTCTGCGAGAGTACCTGGACATAGACCAGATGATCTTCAACAGAGAGCTGCCCCAGGCTGCAGGTGTCCTCCACCACTGCTGCTCCTACAGACAAGGAGGAGGGAACCTGGTGACCATGAACTCAGCTCCCCGTGGCGTGCAGTCAGGGGACAGGGCCACGTGGTTTGGCCTCTACTACAACATTTCTGGGGCTGGGTTCTTCCTGCACCCCGTGGGGTTGGAGCTTCTGGTAGACCATAAGGCTCTGGACCCTGCCCAATGGACCATCCAGAAGGTGTTCTTTCAAGGTCGCTACTATGAGAGTCTGGCCCAGCTGGAGGAGCAGTTTGAGGCTGGCCAGGTGAATGTGGTGGTGATCCCAAACAATGGCACAG GACTGAAAAACTGGGTCTGGGCTGAAGACATGGCTTTTGTCCCCACGGCGATACCCTGGAGCCCCGAGCACCAGATACAGAGGCTGCAGGTGACCCGGAAGCAGCTGGAGACCGAGGAGCAGGCCGCCTTCCCCCTGGGAGGGGCCTCCCCTCGCTACCTGTACCTGGCCAGCAAGCAGAGCAACAAGTGGGGGCACCCTCGGGGCTACCGCATCCAGACGGTCAGCTTTGCTGGGGAGCCACTGCCCCAGAACAGCTCCATGGAGAGAGCCTTCAGCTGGGCAAG GTACCAGCTGGCCGTGACCCAGCGGAAGGAGGGGGAGCCCAGCAGCACCAGCATCTATAATTTGAATGACCCCTGGAGCCCCACCCTGGACTTCAGTGACTTCATCAACAATGAGACCATTGCTGGGCAA GACTTGGTGGCCTGGGTGACAGTCGGTTTCCTGCACATCCCACATGCAGAGGACATTCCCAACACGGTGACAGTGGGGAATGGTGTGGGCTTCTTCTTGCGACCCTACAACTTCTTTGACCAGGAGCCCTCCATGGATTCTGCTGACTCCATCTACTTTCGGGAAGACCAGGATGCTGGGTCCTGTGAGGTCAACTCCTTGGCTTGCCTGTCCCAGGCTCCTGCCTGTGTCCCTGACCTCCCTACCTTCTCCCATGGGGGCTTCTCCCACAACCAGGTGATTCTTGGAATGGGGAATGTGGCTGGGGCCCCAGAGCCAGGGAGTGTGGAGACAGGAGGGGATGGGCACTGA
- the LOC102170459 gene encoding primary amine oxidase, lung isozyme-like isoform X1 — protein sequence MFIFIFLSLWTPLVIGREEGGAGNEEGFGKQCHPSLPPRCPSGSPSVQPWTYPDHSQLFADLSQEELTTVMSFLTQKLGPDLVDAAQARPSDNCVFSVELQLPPKEAALAHLDRGSPPPAREALAIVFFGGQPQPNVTELVVGPLPQPSYMRDVTVERHGGPLPYYRRPVLLREYLDIDQMIFNRELPQAAGVLHHCCSYRQGGGNLVTMNSAPRGVQSGDRATWFGLYYNISGAGFFLHPVGLELLVDHKALDPAQWTIQKVFFQGRYYESLAQLEEQFEAGQVNVVVIPNNGTGGSWSLKSQVPPGPTPPLQFHPQGPRFKIQGNRVSSSLWTFSFGLGGFNGPRIFDIRFQGERIAYEVSVQEALAIYGGNSPSALRGRYADANFGLGYFSTPLSRGVDCPYLATYVDWHFLLESQAPKTLRDAFCVFEQNKGLPLRRHHSDFLSHYFGGVVETVLVFRSVSTMLNYDYVWDMIFHPNGAIEVKFHATGYIGSVFLFGDARRYGNQVRENTLGTIHTHSAHYKVDLDVGGLKNWVWAEDMAFVPTAIPWSPEHQIQRLQVTRKQLETEEQAAFPLGGASPRYLYLASKQSNKWGHPRGYRIQTVSFAGEPLPQNSSMERAFSWARYQLAVTQRKEGEPSSTSIYNLNDPWSPTLDFSDFINNETIAGQDLVAWVTVGFLHIPHAEDIPNTVTVGNGVGFFLRPYNFFDQEPSMDSADSIYFREDQDAGSCEVNSLACLSQAPACVPDLPTFSHGGFSHNQVILGMGNVAGAPEPGSVETGGDGH from the exons AtgttcatcttcatttttctgtccTTGTGGACTCCTCTGGTGATAGGTAGGGAGGAAGGTGGTGCTGGGAATGAGGAGGGATTTGGGAAGCAATGTCATCCCAGCCTGCCTCCCCGCTGCCCCTCCGGATCCCCCAGTGTCCAGCCCTGGACATACCCTGACCACAGCCAGCTATTTGCAGACCTGAGCCAAGAAGAGCTGACGACTGTGatgagcttcctgacccagaagcTGGGGCCAGACCTGGTGGATGCAGCCCAGGCCCGACCCTCAGACAACTGTGTCTTCTCAGTAGAGCTGCAGCTGCCCCCCAAGGAGGCAGCCCTGGCCCACCTGGACAGGGGGAGCCCCCCACCTGCCCGGGAGGCACTGGCCATCGTCTTCTTTGGCGGACAACCCCAGCCCAATGTGACTGAGCTGGTGGTGGGGCCGCTGCCCCAGCCCTCCTACATGCGGGATGTGACCGTGGAGCGTCATGGGGGCCCCCTGCCCTACTACCGACGCCCCGTGCTTCTGCGAGAGTACCTGGACATAGACCAGATGATCTTCAACAGAGAGCTGCCCCAGGCTGCAGGTGTCCTCCACCACTGCTGCTCCTACAGACAAGGAGGAGGGAACCTGGTGACCATGAACTCAGCTCCCCGTGGCGTGCAGTCAGGGGACAGGGCCACGTGGTTTGGCCTCTACTACAACATTTCTGGGGCTGGGTTCTTCCTGCACCCCGTGGGGTTGGAGCTTCTGGTAGACCATAAGGCTCTGGACCCTGCCCAATGGACCATCCAGAAGGTGTTCTTTCAAGGTCGCTACTATGAGAGTCTGGCCCAGCTGGAGGAGCAGTTTGAGGCTGGCCAGGTGAATGTGGTGGTGATCCCAAACAATGGCACAGGTGGGtcctggtccctgaagtcccaggTGCCCCCGGGTCCAACTCCCCCTCTGCAGTTCCATCCTCAGGGGCCCCGCTTCAAGATCCAGGGCAATCGAGTTTCCTCCTCATTGTGGACTTTCTCCTTTGGCCTTGGAGGTTTCAATGGTCCTAGGATCTTCGACATCCGCTTCCAAGGGGAGAGAATTGCGTATGAAGTTAGTGTCCAGGAGGCCTTGGCCATCTATGGTGGAAATTCTCCTTCTGCCTTGAGAGGCCGATATGCAGATGCCAACTTTGGTTTGGGGTACTTTTCCACACCACTGAGCCGAGGGGTGGACTGTCCCTATCTGGCTACCTacgtggactggcatttccttctGGAGTCCCAAGCCCCCAAGACACTACGAGACGCCTTTTGTGTGTTTGAGCAGAACAAGGGCCTGCCCCTAAGGCGACACCACTCAGATTTTCTTTCCCACTATTTTGGGGGCGTTGTGGAGACAGTGCTGGTCTTCAGGTCTGTGTCCACGATGCTCAACTATGACTATGTGTGGGATATGATCTTCCACCCCAATGGGGCCATAGAAGTCAAATTCCATGCCACGGGCTACATCGGCTCAGTGTTTCTCTTTGGTGATGCCCGAAGATACGGAAACCAGGTTCGGGAGAACACACTGGGCACCATCCACACCCACAGTGCCCACTACAAGGTGGATCTGGACGTGGGAG GACTGAAAAACTGGGTCTGGGCTGAAGACATGGCTTTTGTCCCCACGGCGATACCCTGGAGCCCCGAGCACCAGATACAGAGGCTGCAGGTGACCCGGAAGCAGCTGGAGACCGAGGAGCAGGCCGCCTTCCCCCTGGGAGGGGCCTCCCCTCGCTACCTGTACCTGGCCAGCAAGCAGAGCAACAAGTGGGGGCACCCTCGGGGCTACCGCATCCAGACGGTCAGCTTTGCTGGGGAGCCACTGCCCCAGAACAGCTCCATGGAGAGAGCCTTCAGCTGGGCAAG GTACCAGCTGGCCGTGACCCAGCGGAAGGAGGGGGAGCCCAGCAGCACCAGCATCTATAATTTGAATGACCCCTGGAGCCCCACCCTGGACTTCAGTGACTTCATCAACAATGAGACCATTGCTGGGCAA GACTTGGTGGCCTGGGTGACAGTCGGTTTCCTGCACATCCCACATGCAGAGGACATTCCCAACACGGTGACAGTGGGGAATGGTGTGGGCTTCTTCTTGCGACCCTACAACTTCTTTGACCAGGAGCCCTCCATGGATTCTGCTGACTCCATCTACTTTCGGGAAGACCAGGATGCTGGGTCCTGTGAGGTCAACTCCTTGGCTTGCCTGTCCCAGGCTCCTGCCTGTGTCCCTGACCTCCCTACCTTCTCCCATGGGGGCTTCTCCCACAACCAGGTGATTCTTGGAATGGGGAATGTGGCTGGGGCCCCAGAGCCAGGGAGTGTGGAGACAGGAGGGGATGGGCACTGA
- the LOC102170459 gene encoding primary amine oxidase, liver isozyme-like isoform X3, whose product MAFVPTAIPWSPEHQIQRLQVTRKQLETEEQAAFPLGGASPRYLYLASKQSNKWGHPRGYRIQTVSFAGEPLPQNSSMERAFSWARYQLAVTQRKEGEPSSTSIYNLNDPWSPTLDFSDFINNETIAGQDLVAWVTVGFLHIPHAEDIPNTVTVGNGVGFFLRPYNFFDQEPSMDSADSIYFREDQDAGSCEVNSLACLSQAPACVPDLPTFSHGGFSHNQVILGMGNVAGAPEPGSVETGGDGH is encoded by the exons ATGGCTTTTGTCCCCACGGCGATACCCTGGAGCCCCGAGCACCAGATACAGAGGCTGCAGGTGACCCGGAAGCAGCTGGAGACCGAGGAGCAGGCCGCCTTCCCCCTGGGAGGGGCCTCCCCTCGCTACCTGTACCTGGCCAGCAAGCAGAGCAACAAGTGGGGGCACCCTCGGGGCTACCGCATCCAGACGGTCAGCTTTGCTGGGGAGCCACTGCCCCAGAACAGCTCCATGGAGAGAGCCTTCAGCTGGGCAAG GTACCAGCTGGCCGTGACCCAGCGGAAGGAGGGGGAGCCCAGCAGCACCAGCATCTATAATTTGAATGACCCCTGGAGCCCCACCCTGGACTTCAGTGACTTCATCAACAATGAGACCATTGCTGGGCAA GACTTGGTGGCCTGGGTGACAGTCGGTTTCCTGCACATCCCACATGCAGAGGACATTCCCAACACGGTGACAGTGGGGAATGGTGTGGGCTTCTTCTTGCGACCCTACAACTTCTTTGACCAGGAGCCCTCCATGGATTCTGCTGACTCCATCTACTTTCGGGAAGACCAGGATGCTGGGTCCTGTGAGGTCAACTCCTTGGCTTGCCTGTCCCAGGCTCCTGCCTGTGTCCCTGACCTCCCTACCTTCTCCCATGGGGGCTTCTCCCACAACCAGGTGATTCTTGGAATGGGGAATGTGGCTGGGGCCCCAGAGCCAGGGAGTGTGGAGACAGGAGGGGATGGGCACTGA